Proteins from a single region of Phycisphaerae bacterium:
- a CDS encoding M6 family metalloprotease domain-containing protein, whose product MKRQMWKGWRLCIISVLLGPAAAPLLAVPACPAPMEVHQPDGTPVTVFLRGDERAHWHQDDQGFPVVQERRGRGKGASTWWVYAQQHNGMFKPTPHALGRTNPKALGLKRVNPKPLRRAAAADANLPVQSDYASPPAASTGAAMGNLVLLVNFADLAVEYSREGYEDLFNQIGYADDGAGGSVRDYYLEVSYGQLDVVATVVEPVTLDNGYAWYGGNDTYGRDLRPRDMIVEALAKLDQRGFDFTTVDLNRDNRIDGLCVIHAGGGEEYSGNNPNYIWSHMGSLLSAAVHDGVAISRYHTEPARRGWDNNPSSQGITRIGVICHEHGHFLGLPDLYDYGYDSRGVGDFCIMGYGCWNGDYGTHPAHFSAWCKMSLGWMPPTIVTSPGRFFLDDAAVAPQMYLLLPPGQFAEFFLIENRHGAGFDQYLPGSQRGILIWHIDTTRYSNDDQTRYRVDLEEASGVQHVQLNQNDGDDADYFREGSAAEFTETTTPNNLSYGGVPLGLNIVNVGPAGPTMSFDAVPPRVTISGHVRTFTGAAVANVELAATDGPSTTTDPNGFYQLTVPGGWSGTVTPSRANWTFEPAERSFSFMLADAADRDFAGYLPGDADGDATVGYADFQILYDHWSQSGDWAQGDFDGNGVIGFGDFQILLDHWGLN is encoded by the coding sequence ATGAAACGACAAATGTGGAAGGGCTGGCGCCTCTGTATCATCTCGGTGCTCCTGGGACCAGCCGCTGCGCCGCTCCTGGCGGTCCCGGCCTGTCCCGCACCCATGGAAGTCCACCAGCCGGACGGAACGCCCGTCACCGTCTTTCTGCGGGGTGACGAACGGGCCCACTGGCACCAGGACGATCAGGGCTTTCCCGTCGTTCAGGAACGCCGCGGACGCGGCAAGGGCGCGAGCACCTGGTGGGTCTACGCCCAGCAGCACAACGGCATGTTCAAGCCGACCCCTCACGCCCTCGGCAGAACCAATCCCAAAGCCCTCGGCCTCAAACGCGTCAACCCCAAACCTCTGCGACGCGCCGCGGCCGCCGACGCCAACCTCCCGGTCCAAAGCGACTACGCCTCGCCTCCAGCCGCCTCAACCGGCGCCGCCATGGGCAACCTGGTGCTGCTGGTCAACTTCGCCGACCTCGCCGTCGAATACTCCCGCGAAGGCTACGAGGACCTCTTCAACCAGATCGGATACGCCGACGACGGCGCGGGAGGATCGGTGCGCGATTACTACCTGGAGGTCTCCTACGGCCAGCTCGACGTCGTCGCCACCGTCGTCGAGCCGGTCACCCTGGACAACGGCTACGCATGGTACGGCGGCAACGATACCTACGGCCGCGACCTTCGGCCCAGGGACATGATCGTCGAGGCCCTGGCCAAGCTGGATCAGCGGGGATTCGACTTCACCACCGTTGACCTGAATCGCGACAACAGGATTGACGGCCTGTGCGTCATCCACGCCGGAGGCGGCGAGGAATACTCCGGCAATAACCCCAACTACATCTGGTCGCACATGGGCAGCCTTCTGTCTGCTGCGGTCCATGACGGCGTGGCCATCAGCCGCTACCATACCGAACCCGCCCGGCGCGGATGGGATAACAACCCTTCGTCGCAGGGCATCACCCGAATCGGCGTCATCTGCCACGAACACGGCCATTTCCTCGGACTGCCCGACCTCTACGACTACGGCTACGACAGCCGAGGCGTCGGCGACTTCTGCATCATGGGCTACGGATGCTGGAACGGCGACTACGGCACCCATCCCGCCCACTTCAGCGCCTGGTGCAAGATGTCCCTGGGCTGGATGCCTCCCACGATCGTCACCTCGCCCGGACGCTTCTTCCTGGACGACGCCGCCGTCGCACCACAGATGTACCTGCTCCTGCCGCCCGGGCAGTTCGCCGAGTTCTTCCTCATCGAAAACCGCCACGGCGCCGGCTTCGACCAGTATCTGCCCGGATCGCAGCGGGGCATCCTGATCTGGCACATCGACACGACCCGCTACAGCAACGACGACCAGACCCGCTACAGGGTCGATCTCGAAGAGGCCTCCGGCGTCCAGCACGTCCAGCTCAACCAGAACGACGGCGACGACGCCGACTACTTCCGCGAAGGCAGCGCCGCCGAGTTCACCGAGACCACCACGCCGAACAACCTCAGCTACGGCGGCGTCCCGCTGGGCCTCAACATTGTCAACGTCGGACCCGCCGGGCCCACCATGAGCTTCGACGCCGTTCCTCCGCGCGTCACCATCTCCGGCCATGTGCGGACCTTCACCGGCGCCGCTGTGGCCAACGTCGAGCTCGCCGCGACCGATGGTCCGAGCACGACCACCGATCCCAACGGCTTCTACCAGCTCACCGTTCCCGGCGGGTGGTCCGGAACCGTCACCCCCAGCCGGGCCAATTGGACCTTCGAACCGGCTGAGCGATCCTTCAGCTTCATGCTCGCGGACGCCGCCGATCGGGACTTTGCCGGCTATCTGCCCGGCGACGCCGACGGCGACGCCACCGTCGGCTACGCCGATTTCCAGATCCTCTACGATCACTGGAGCCAGAGCGGCGACTGGGCCCAGGGCGATTTCGACGGCAACGGCGTCATCGGCTTCGGCGACTTCCAGATCCTGCTGGACCATTGGGGCCTCAACTAG